The bacterium genome includes a region encoding these proteins:
- a CDS encoding ABC transporter ATP-binding protein, which yields MITIQNVSKKFRLYRRPADRMLEWAGFGPRHQEFWALRDIDLAVPNGRTFGIIGPNGAGKSTLLKLITGTLIPTTGSIDVQGRVAALLELGTGFHPEFTGRQNIWVNGQMLGLSADEIREHEREIIDFSELGGFIDQPIRTYSSGMIVRLGFSIAASVNPKVLIVDEALSVGDARFAQKCIRRIRRFREAGTTILFVSHDPSAVSTLCDEAILLEQGRVISRGLPSDVLDEYNALLASKGEGNVEMRIHRSHDSVDDGPRRSGTFQALVTRLSLLDSRGEPTEIFTPGSAMSLRMRVLFFAPVENPTVGFLIKNRLGLDVFGTNTALQDLQLGSFQPGESVEVTAEIPLELGEGEYTLTVAVHQDETHLEECYDWSDRFALFRVRSAEKNKWSGMVRLAPQLSAERSTSSAGDIRAALAEVFSEVADPLLPGAHVPSPFLRGFYALEEAPDGPFRWTADEAVFVFRPEHNRMELAIGAFAREGGPSDVKVRLHSQEFGAIGEVQLEKERSVVEFLLPQEAIGRLGIFEIVVDPPFQPMEDCVPGRTPRELGVAIYAIRTIPDWEENPTWQTMIRSNSQETSKTS from the coding sequence ATGATCACAATTCAAAACGTCAGCAAGAAGTTTCGACTCTACCGGCGCCCGGCGGACCGCATGCTGGAGTGGGCCGGTTTCGGCCCCCGGCATCAGGAATTCTGGGCGCTGCGCGACATCGACCTTGCGGTTCCGAACGGGCGAACGTTCGGAATCATCGGGCCGAATGGCGCGGGCAAGTCGACGTTGCTGAAGCTGATTACCGGAACGCTGATCCCCACGACCGGCAGCATTGACGTGCAGGGGCGGGTGGCGGCGCTGCTGGAGCTCGGCACCGGATTTCATCCGGAATTCACAGGCCGCCAGAACATCTGGGTGAATGGTCAGATGCTCGGCCTTTCCGCGGATGAAATCCGCGAGCACGAACGCGAGATCATCGACTTCTCCGAATTGGGCGGTTTCATCGATCAGCCAATCCGGACGTATTCCTCGGGCATGATCGTCAGACTGGGCTTCTCGATCGCCGCATCTGTGAATCCGAAGGTGCTGATCGTGGACGAAGCGCTTTCCGTCGGCGATGCGCGCTTCGCGCAGAAGTGCATCCGCCGCATCCGGCGCTTTCGCGAAGCGGGCACGACGATCCTGTTTGTCAGTCACGATCCCTCCGCCGTTTCGACATTGTGCGACGAGGCGATTCTGCTCGAACAAGGTCGCGTGATCAGTCGCGGTCTCCCCTCGGATGTGCTCGACGAGTACAACGCGTTGTTGGCTTCGAAGGGTGAAGGAAACGTCGAGATGCGGATCCATCGCTCGCACGATAGTGTGGATGATGGCCCGCGGCGTTCGGGCACATTCCAGGCGCTGGTCACGCGATTGTCGCTTCTGGATTCGCGCGGCGAACCAACGGAGATCTTCACGCCCGGCAGCGCCATGTCGCTGCGCATGAGAGTTCTCTTCTTTGCGCCGGTCGAGAATCCGACCGTGGGTTTCCTGATCAAGAACCGTCTCGGGCTCGATGTGTTCGGAACCAACACGGCGTTGCAGGACTTGCAACTGGGCTCGTTCCAGCCGGGTGAATCCGTCGAAGTCACGGCCGAGATTCCATTGGAACTGGGAGAAGGCGAGTACACGCTGACGGTCGCCGTTCACCAGGACGAAACCCACCTGGAAGAATGCTACGATTGGTCCGACCGCTTTGCGCTGTTCCGGGTACGCTCGGCGGAGAAGAACAAGTGGTCCGGCATGGTGCGACTGGCACCCCAGCTTTCTGCAGAACGCTCGACCAGTTCGGCGGGCGATATTCGCGCGGCGCTGGCGGAGGTCTTCTCCGAAGTGGCCGATCCCCTGCTGCCCGGCGCGCACGTGCCGTCGCCCTTTCTGCGCGGCTTCTATGCCCTGGAAGAAGCGCCGGACGGACCGTTCCGGTGGACGGCGGACGAGGCAGTCTTCGTCTTCCGGCCGGAGCACAACCGAATGGAACTGGCGATCGGCGCGTTTGCCCGGGAAGGTGGCCCGAGCGACGTCAAGGTCCGCCTGCACTCCCAGGAATTCGGGGCGATCGGCGAGGTGCAGCTCGAGAAGGAGCGATCGGTCGTCGAATTCCTGCTGCCCCAGGAAGCGATCGGACGGTTGGGAATCTTCGAGATTGTCGTCGACCCGCCCTTCCAACCCATGGAGGATTGTGTTCCTGGACGCACACCGCGCGAGCTTGGCGTCGCCATTTACGCGATCCGTACAATCCCTGATTGGGAGGAGAATCCGACGTGGCAGACTATGATCCGCAGCAACTCGCAAGAAACATCGAAAACTTCGTAA
- a CDS encoding HAD-IA family hydrolase: MPLPDDIQWIFFDLDETLWDHSSASKFALRAACEKHGCDFDEFMPIFHEANRALWEQLAHGSIDVATLRIQRFRDTLREILANGEVGRPDQMSEDYLSIYLSRESELPGASEVLREAARIGRVAVLTNAPHETQDIKLSHLDARHCVEWMLTIDETQCLKPRPEFFEMAEKRAGHPQPEQILYVGDSWSSDIQPSHERGWHCVWISRGHDLPEELDRLLVVPTIADLLPHLQQWQRTQ; this comes from the coding sequence ATGCCCCTGCCCGATGACATTCAGTGGATCTTCTTCGATCTCGACGAGACGCTTTGGGATCACTCCTCTGCGTCGAAGTTTGCCCTGCGCGCCGCCTGCGAGAAGCACGGATGCGACTTCGACGAATTCATGCCCATCTTCCACGAAGCGAATCGGGCCCTGTGGGAACAACTCGCCCACGGCAGCATCGACGTGGCGACGCTCCGCATCCAGCGCTTTCGCGATACGCTGCGTGAAATCCTCGCAAACGGGGAAGTCGGCCGCCCCGATCAGATGAGCGAGGATTACCTCTCCATCTACCTCTCGCGCGAAAGCGAACTCCCAGGTGCTTCTGAAGTCCTCCGCGAGGCCGCGCGCATCGGCCGTGTCGCGGTCCTGACCAACGCGCCGCACGAAACGCAGGATATCAAGCTCTCGCATCTCGATGCGCGGCACTGCGTGGAGTGGATGCTGACGATCGACGAAACCCAATGCCTGAAGCCCCGTCCCGAGTTTTTTGAAATGGCCGAGAAGCGCGCCGGCCATCCCCAGCCCGAACAGATCCTCTACGTGGGCGATTCTTGGAGCAGCGATATTCAGCCCAGCCACGAACGCGGCTGGCATTGCGTCTGGATCAGCCGCGGACACGACTTGCCGGAGGAACTCGACCGTCTTCTGGTTGTGCCGACGATCGCCGATTTACTGCCGCACCTGCAGCAGTGGCAGAGGACTCAGTAG
- a CDS encoding metalloregulator ArsR/SmtB family transcription factor, translating into MTINNCEAFHIIAAHLKALADPLRLQILDFIRFEAHCVKDIVEETGVSQPTVSKHLGILRRAGVVSTERRGTLVLYQIRDPRLCDLCDLLEETVLNRINKDRNAFSAELHAAEEAHV; encoded by the coding sequence ATGACTATTAACAACTGCGAAGCATTCCACATCATTGCTGCTCATCTGAAGGCCCTGGCCGATCCCCTTCGGCTCCAGATTCTGGACTTCATCCGCTTTGAGGCCCACTGCGTCAAAGACATCGTGGAGGAGACCGGCGTGTCTCAGCCGACGGTGTCGAAGCACCTTGGGATCCTGCGTCGTGCGGGTGTCGTATCAACGGAGCGTCGGGGAACGCTGGTCCTTTACCAGATTCGTGACCCGCGGCTCTGCGATCTGTGCGATCTGCTTGAGGAAACTGTCCTGAACCGGATCAACAAGGATCGTAATGCGTTCTCCGCCGAGCTGCACGCGGCGGAGGAAGCGCACGTATGA
- a CDS encoding DUF2892 domain-containing protein, whose translation MTNENIIRAVAGTFVLVSLALAYFVSPWFLLFTAFVGLNLLQSAFTHFCPLEIILQKVRKGA comes from the coding sequence ATGACCAATGAGAACATCATCCGTGCAGTTGCCGGAACATTCGTGTTAGTGAGCCTCGCGCTGGCGTACTTCGTCAGCCCGTGGTTTCTGCTCTTCACGGCGTTCGTCGGATTGAACCTGCTTCAGTCGGCCTTCACGCACTTCTGTCCGCTGGAGATCATTCTTCAGAAAGTGCGCAAGGGAGCTTGA
- a CDS encoding methyltransferase domain-containing protein: MADYDPQQLARNIENFVKGDGSSQAEPDESMEETLLLTPPDGGAEEEELPSAAAEFAGSTLPEMRRVQEVSRPVAGSRLQFFKKVILRLMAPIARRQHTYNELNTLAIESLADHVDRLSRDMSSMHKRSIRELDEFHKELSGTVEQLREDLQMRLNADNHQMRASLENLQTQLSDNIQGIWKAFEDMNARLEQARTEARDGDLGIWKGMESMRDELEDTRQMAWKVQEDLREVRARLITNSESLSKLVDHLEKLEERVAKQKTAPPLSRPSMSAADTIVEQKGLSPLVQHQLDLAYLRFQRQFRGEEEDLRRRQTKYLQLIRRHLESQDFESTPSVLDVACGDGIFLAMLVEGGFAAKGIDINPAMAKYGRDKKLPIEIGDGIAYLSEGPEDHWSAITAFQFVEHLEPPTLLLFLRAARRALAPGGILILETLNPNTLMAHKWFHLDLSHEKLVFPQMLQLLCEVVGLRHVETKEISEVPEHERLVRAGDPASQANFDRLNTLLYGPQDYFLVARKPS; encoded by the coding sequence GTGGCAGACTATGATCCGCAGCAACTCGCAAGAAACATCGAAAACTTCGTAAAAGGCGACGGCTCCTCGCAGGCAGAGCCGGACGAGTCGATGGAAGAAACGCTTCTGCTGACTCCGCCTGACGGCGGGGCGGAAGAGGAAGAGCTCCCATCGGCAGCCGCAGAATTCGCCGGCTCCACACTGCCTGAAATGCGGCGTGTCCAGGAAGTCAGTCGCCCGGTCGCCGGGTCTCGGCTGCAGTTCTTCAAGAAGGTGATTCTGCGCCTGATGGCGCCGATCGCGCGCCGACAGCACACGTATAACGAACTGAACACGCTGGCAATCGAGTCGCTGGCAGATCACGTGGATCGACTGTCGCGCGACATGTCGAGCATGCACAAGCGCAGCATTCGGGAACTCGATGAGTTTCACAAGGAATTGTCAGGCACGGTCGAGCAATTGCGGGAAGACCTGCAGATGCGCCTGAACGCCGACAATCACCAGATGCGTGCGTCGCTGGAAAATTTGCAGACGCAGTTGAGTGACAACATCCAGGGTATCTGGAAGGCGTTCGAGGACATGAACGCTCGCCTCGAGCAGGCGCGAACAGAAGCGCGAGACGGCGATCTCGGCATCTGGAAGGGCATGGAGTCGATGCGCGACGAGTTAGAAGACACTCGGCAGATGGCCTGGAAGGTTCAGGAAGATCTGCGCGAAGTGCGCGCGCGTCTGATCACGAATTCGGAATCGTTGAGCAAGCTGGTCGATCATCTCGAGAAGCTGGAAGAGCGCGTCGCGAAGCAAAAGACCGCGCCGCCACTGTCGCGTCCTTCGATGTCTGCGGCCGACACGATCGTGGAACAGAAGGGGCTGTCCCCACTCGTGCAGCACCAGCTCGATCTGGCGTACTTGCGCTTCCAACGCCAGTTCCGCGGCGAAGAAGAGGATCTCCGCCGTCGCCAAACGAAGTACCTGCAATTGATTCGACGACATCTCGAAAGCCAGGACTTCGAATCTACACCGAGCGTTCTCGACGTGGCGTGCGGCGATGGAATCTTCCTGGCAATGCTTGTCGAAGGCGGATTCGCCGCGAAGGGCATCGACATTAATCCTGCGATGGCGAAATACGGACGCGACAAGAAGTTGCCGATCGAAATCGGCGACGGTATCGCCTACTTGTCCGAAGGCCCTGAAGATCATTGGAGCGCAATCACGGCATTCCAGTTCGTCGAGCACCTGGAACCGCCGACACTCCTGCTGTTCCTGCGTGCCGCACGGCGAGCTCTTGCCCCCGGCGGAATCTTGATTCTCGAGACGCTGAACCCGAACACGCTGATGGCGCACAAGTGGTTCCATCTCGACTTGTCGCACGAGAAGCTCGTCTTCCCGCAAATGCTGCAGTTGCTTTGCGAAGTCGTCGGCCTGCGTCATGTCGAGACGAAAGAGATCAGCGAAGTGCCCGAGCACGAACGCCTCGTACGCGCGGGCGATCCGGCATCGCAGGCAAACTTCGATCGGCTCAACACGCTGCTGTACGGGCCGCAGGATTACTTCCTGGTCGCGCGCAAACCCAGCTGA
- a CDS encoding efflux RND transporter periplasmic adaptor subunit, with protein sequence MKMLGRIIVVLLALAFLGAVMGYLAGWFTPSVAPEHVAPPIRAAADETVAVEHVQEPVIEQATGTMRAKNETSVSPRITASIVSINVRSGDRVEEGDVLITLDDRDLVARVRQAEKSVMAAQAKLDDAKSEFERKQALFEQGVASESELDRAQADYKALQAEVARAERGMDEAEASLSYATIKSPITGRVIDRYAEPGDTVTPGQSIVKLYDPKSLRLEADVRESLATKLATGDQLDVRIDALNQTAAGEVDEIVPQSQSGSRSFLVKVSLPPVENLYPGMFGRLLIPTGEVDRLYVPQSAIARVGQLEFVLVEEQGDLVRRFVRTGMEEDSRVEVLSGLTAAERIAPKVQ encoded by the coding sequence ATGAAGATGCTCGGGCGAATCATCGTTGTACTGCTGGCCCTGGCATTCCTGGGCGCAGTGATGGGTTACCTGGCGGGCTGGTTCACGCCGTCGGTGGCGCCGGAGCACGTCGCTCCGCCAATTCGCGCCGCGGCTGACGAAACCGTCGCCGTGGAACACGTCCAGGAGCCGGTGATCGAGCAGGCGACGGGAACGATGCGGGCGAAGAACGAGACCTCCGTGTCGCCACGCATTACGGCATCGATCGTTTCCATCAACGTGCGGTCCGGCGATCGCGTGGAAGAAGGCGACGTTCTGATCACCCTCGACGACCGCGACCTTGTTGCGCGCGTTCGGCAGGCCGAGAAGAGCGTCATGGCCGCACAGGCGAAGCTGGACGACGCAAAGAGCGAGTTCGAGCGCAAGCAGGCGCTCTTCGAGCAAGGCGTTGCGTCCGAGTCGGAACTGGATCGCGCGCAAGCCGACTACAAGGCGCTGCAGGCGGAAGTCGCTCGCGCAGAACGCGGCATGGATGAAGCCGAGGCGTCGCTATCCTACGCGACAATCAAGTCGCCGATCACAGGACGTGTGATCGATCGCTATGCAGAACCTGGCGATACGGTCACGCCCGGCCAATCGATCGTGAAGCTGTACGATCCGAAGAGCCTTCGGCTGGAAGCAGACGTCCGCGAATCGCTGGCGACGAAGCTGGCAACGGGCGATCAGCTCGATGTGCGCATCGATGCGCTAAACCAGACGGCCGCCGGCGAGGTGGACGAGATTGTTCCGCAGTCGCAGAGCGGCTCGCGCTCATTCCTGGTGAAGGTCTCGCTGCCGCCGGTGGAGAACCTTTACCCCGGAATGTTCGGACGGTTGCTGATCCCCACGGGCGAAGTCGATCGCCTGTATGTGCCGCAGTCGGCGATCGCGCGCGTAGGACAGCTTGAGTTTGTGTTGGTCGAGGAGCAGGGCGACCTCGTGCGGCGGTTTGTTCGCACGGGGATGGAAGAAGACTCGCGGGTTGAGGTCCTGAGCGGCCTGACCGCGGCGGAACGCATTGCCCCGAAAGTGCAGTAG
- a CDS encoding 6-carboxytetrahydropterin synthase produces the protein MERIVVHAKFHTGHRQLGYPGKCRFVHGHTWRGTIRVECDEFPRDELDMALDFGDLKKIMRQFDHKMIVVPGDKAFNDPEIFEQEGVVVIPGKGPSVENVAAFIYDGVVAHITEKYPDHGIAYTITVEIQETENNFFAMEKSATV, from the coding sequence ATGGAAAGAATCGTCGTCCACGCCAAATTCCACACCGGCCACCGCCAACTCGGCTACCCGGGCAAGTGTCGCTTTGTCCACGGCCACACCTGGCGCGGAACGATCCGCGTCGAATGCGACGAGTTCCCGCGCGACGAGCTGGACATGGCATTGGACTTCGGAGATCTGAAGAAGATCATGCGCCAGTTCGATCACAAGATGATCGTCGTCCCCGGCGACAAGGCCTTCAACGATCCGGAGATCTTCGAGCAGGAAGGCGTCGTCGTTATTCCCGGCAAGGGACCGAGCGTTGAGAACGTCGCCGCCTTCATCTACGATGGCGTCGTGGCGCACATCACCGAGAAGTACCCCGATCACGGTATTGCCTACACCATCACCGTCGAGATCCAGGAAACGGAGAATAACTTCTTCGCGATGGAGAAGTCAGCGACCGTCTGA
- a CDS encoding efflux RND transporter permease subunit produces MSEKAAPSPEGEPQERLDWGSKVVASFLTGFGPAILGFLALAAGIIALYIIPREEEPQIVVPLADVFVTAPGLSAEQVERQISTPLENLLYQIDGVEYVYSMSRPGQSVVTVRFYVGEDREDSLVKIYNQIHSNSDKVPSSVSGWVVKPLEVDDVPIVIAMLWSEDPEKTGDHELRRLAEEVVLKLHSIQNTNRVEVTGGRPREIRVELNPEALAARRTTPMDVAWALQVSNDELPAGQIDRMDEAILIETGEFFHNATELGNAVVNVVDGVPVYLNEVATVIDGPIEPDNYTWMGFGAASGENDPKTGIYPAVALSVAKRKGSNAVWVANDVVEMMKQLDDELFPPEVHYRIIRNYGETANQKVNDLVSSLLVAIITVVIFIGVVMGWRAALVVGLAVPICYGATLGLNMLTGYTINRVTLFALILALGLLVDDPITGIDNIDRYLTMGKYKKRKSVLLAIQEVRNALIMSTIAIVLSFIPMSFITGMMGPYMGPMAANVPLAVVMSTFVAFLITPWMSMKLLRPKAHDQKWDIRNTMLYKIYNLFVRPLVKSRKRAWLFVGIVVIAFFASAALPAFRLVPLKLLPFDNKNEFQVIVDMPEGTTLERTQAVTQAVSDYLREVPEVVEFAGFVGLSSPIDFNGMVRHYYLRHGGNVADLRVTLLDKTQRKHQSHDLILRIRKDIDAISEREGANIKLVEVPPGPPVISTVTVELYGEPATPYEQIEEAAFTLADRLKKEPLVVDIDTSVEADQKKLIFVTDKEKASLSGVATEDISGTVNLAIDGMVASDLEIPSEANPLPIRLQLPVDRRSTPHDVLTLFVRGRPGIVKQRQNGGLVDAPQPLVQLGEIGEFQQTVEDKTIYHKNLKRVSYVFAELAGRAPADAILDVMADKGRTEAVDIPLEGRNYLVRGSGIPWDLPSDVNAKWNGEGEWKITLRVFRDLGIAFGAALLGIMVVLMIQTGSGVISLIIMTAIPLTMIGIMPGFWLLNSIGPGPEEFGGFPNPTFFTATAMIGMIALAGIVVRNSLILVEFIHQALREGMELEEALVQAGAIRMRPVFLTAGTTLLGNLVITLDPIFNGLAWSIIFGIAASTLFTLAVIPVVYYLVYGRKEGHGLPVERKEEE; encoded by the coding sequence ATGAGTGAGAAGGCAGCGCCGTCTCCGGAGGGCGAGCCGCAGGAACGCCTGGATTGGGGCTCGAAAGTTGTCGCGTCATTCCTGACCGGTTTCGGTCCGGCCATCCTTGGCTTCCTTGCGCTCGCCGCCGGGATCATCGCTCTCTACATCATCCCCCGCGAGGAGGAACCGCAGATCGTGGTTCCTCTTGCGGATGTGTTCGTGACTGCACCGGGACTGAGCGCCGAGCAGGTTGAGCGCCAGATCTCGACTCCTCTCGAGAACCTGCTCTACCAGATCGACGGCGTGGAGTACGTGTACTCCATGTCACGGCCGGGCCAATCGGTCGTGACCGTGCGCTTTTACGTGGGCGAGGACCGCGAGGATTCGCTGGTCAAAATCTATAATCAGATTCACTCGAACTCGGACAAGGTTCCATCCTCTGTCTCCGGCTGGGTTGTGAAGCCATTGGAGGTGGATGACGTTCCAATTGTGATCGCGATGTTGTGGAGCGAGGACCCGGAGAAGACCGGCGACCATGAATTGCGCCGCCTCGCGGAAGAAGTGGTTCTGAAGCTACACAGCATTCAGAACACGAACCGCGTCGAGGTGACCGGTGGCCGTCCACGTGAGATCCGTGTGGAGCTCAATCCGGAAGCCCTGGCCGCGCGCCGCACGACTCCAATGGACGTGGCGTGGGCGCTGCAAGTTTCGAATGATGAATTGCCCGCCGGCCAGATTGATCGGATGGACGAGGCAATTCTGATCGAGACGGGCGAGTTCTTCCACAATGCGACAGAGTTGGGAAATGCCGTCGTCAATGTGGTCGACGGCGTGCCGGTGTATCTGAACGAAGTCGCCACGGTGATCGACGGCCCGATCGAGCCAGACAATTACACGTGGATGGGCTTCGGCGCGGCGAGTGGTGAAAACGATCCGAAGACGGGCATCTACCCCGCCGTGGCGCTGTCTGTCGCGAAGCGCAAAGGCTCCAACGCCGTTTGGGTCGCGAACGACGTCGTCGAAATGATGAAGCAACTCGACGACGAGTTGTTCCCGCCGGAAGTTCACTATCGCATCATTCGCAACTACGGCGAGACGGCGAACCAGAAGGTGAATGATCTGGTTTCGAGCCTTCTCGTCGCGATCATCACAGTCGTGATCTTCATCGGCGTGGTGATGGGCTGGCGCGCCGCGCTGGTTGTTGGCCTAGCCGTTCCGATCTGCTACGGCGCGACGTTGGGTTTGAATATGCTGACGGGTTATACGATCAATCGTGTGACTCTGTTTGCCCTGATCCTGGCGCTCGGTCTGCTCGTCGACGATCCAATCACAGGTATCGACAACATCGATCGCTACCTGACGATGGGCAAATACAAGAAGCGCAAGTCGGTACTGCTGGCAATCCAGGAAGTGCGCAACGCGCTGATCATGTCCACGATCGCCATCGTGTTGTCCTTCATCCCGATGTCATTCATTACGGGCATGATGGGACCGTACATGGGACCGATGGCGGCAAATGTTCCGCTGGCCGTCGTGATGAGTACCTTCGTGGCGTTCCTGATCACGCCATGGATGTCGATGAAGCTGTTGCGACCCAAGGCTCATGACCAGAAGTGGGATATCCGCAACACGATGCTCTACAAGATTTACAATCTCTTCGTGCGACCCCTTGTGAAGTCACGCAAACGCGCCTGGCTCTTCGTCGGCATTGTCGTCATCGCATTCTTCGCTTCGGCGGCGCTGCCCGCGTTCCGACTGGTTCCGCTGAAGCTGCTGCCGTTCGACAACAAGAACGAATTCCAGGTCATCGTTGATATGCCGGAAGGCACGACGCTGGAACGCACGCAAGCGGTGACGCAGGCCGTGTCTGACTACTTACGCGAGGTTCCGGAAGTCGTCGAGTTCGCCGGCTTCGTAGGCCTTTCCTCGCCGATCGATTTCAATGGCATGGTGCGGCACTATTACTTGCGGCATGGTGGAAACGTCGCCGATCTGCGTGTGACGCTGCTGGACAAGACGCAGCGCAAGCATCAGTCGCACGACTTGATCCTGCGCATTCGCAAGGACATCGATGCGATCTCCGAACGAGAAGGGGCGAACATCAAGCTGGTCGAGGTGCCGCCCGGACCTCCCGTGATTTCAACAGTGACCGTGGAGCTGTACGGCGAGCCGGCCACACCCTACGAGCAGATCGAAGAGGCAGCGTTCACTCTGGCGGACCGCCTGAAGAAGGAACCGCTCGTGGTGGACATCGACACGTCGGTCGAAGCCGATCAGAAGAAGCTGATCTTCGTGACTGATAAAGAGAAGGCATCGCTTTCCGGCGTGGCCACAGAGGACATTTCGGGCACGGTGAACCTTGCCATCGATGGTATGGTCGCCAGCGACCTGGAAATCCCGTCGGAAGCGAACCCGCTGCCGATTCGCCTGCAGCTCCCGGTCGATCGACGCTCGACGCCACACGATGTGCTGACGTTGTTCGTGCGCGGGCGTCCCGGCATTGTGAAGCAGCGCCAGAACGGCGGGCTCGTCGATGCGCCCCAGCCGCTTGTGCAATTGGGCGAGATCGGCGAGTTCCAACAGACGGTTGAAGACAAAACGATCTACCACAAGAACCTGAAGCGTGTTTCGTACGTATTCGCGGAACTGGCTGGTCGTGCGCCGGCCGATGCGATCCTCGACGTAATGGCCGACAAGGGCCGCACCGAGGCCGTCGACATTCCGCTGGAGGGCCGCAACTACCTCGTGCGCGGCAGCGGCATTCCTTGGGATCTGCCATCGGACGTGAATGCGAAGTGGAACGGCGAAGGCGAGTGGAAGATCACGCTGCGTGTGTTCCGCGACCTCGGCATCGCGTTCGGCGCGGCGCTGCTCGGCATCATGGTTGTCCTGATGATCCAGACGGGCTCCGGCGTGATTTCATTGATTATCATGACCGCGATTCCACTGACGATGATCGGCATCATGCCAGGATTCTGGCTGCTGAATTCCATTGGGCCGGGCCCGGAAGAATTCGGCGGATTCCCGAATCCGACGTTCTTCACGGCAACAGCGATGATCGGCATGATCGCGCTCGCCGGCATCGTTGTTCGTAACTCGCTCATCCTCGTGGAATTCATCCATCAAGCATTGCGCGAAGGTATGGAACTTGAAGAAGCACTGGTGCAAGCCGGAGCCATCCGCATGCGCCCGGTGTTCCTGACGGCCGGCACGACGTTGCTCGGCAACCTGGTCATTACGCTGGATCCGATCTTCAATGGCCTGGCGTGGTCGATCATCTTTGGCATCGCTGCTTCAACGTTGTTCACGTTGGCGGTGATTCCAGTGGTTTACTACCTGGTCTACGGACGCAAGGAAGGCCACGGCCTTCCGGTTGAAAGGAAGGAAGAAGAATGA
- a CDS encoding DUF177 domain-containing protein produces the protein MPVLTIEVEQLHHGPMELSAKMTPAQFEIAEDPEFRFDQPIEVAITARLVGKDSVGVRGTVRTSAVAECVRCLYELRIPLEANVNLVFLKRPPAGTEEAEGLDKDDEKLYYRGEVVYPLSQLREELLVNLPYLPACELEDGNFCPVRKERVKLGAGEEAADEKSESTNSWQSQLAELKKKLDKSE, from the coding sequence ATGCCTGTTCTGACGATTGAAGTCGAGCAACTTCATCACGGCCCGATGGAGCTGTCGGCGAAGATGACGCCCGCCCAGTTCGAAATTGCCGAAGATCCGGAATTCCGGTTCGACCAGCCCATCGAGGTCGCCATCACAGCGCGCCTGGTGGGTAAGGATAGCGTGGGCGTGCGCGGAACGGTTCGCACGTCCGCAGTGGCGGAATGCGTGCGTTGCCTGTACGAACTGCGCATCCCATTGGAAGCCAACGTCAACCTGGTCTTCCTGAAGCGTCCGCCGGCCGGGACGGAAGAAGCCGAGGGGCTGGATAAGGACGACGAGAAGCTGTACTACCGCGGCGAGGTAGTCTATCCATTGTCCCAGTTGCGCGAGGAATTGCTGGTCAACCTGCCTTACTTGCCCGCTTGCGAGTTGGAGGATGGCAACTTCTGTCCCGTTCGCAAAGAACGCGTGAAGCTGGGCGCCGGCGAAGAAGCGGCGGATGAGAAGTCGGAGTCCACGAACTCCTGGCAATCTCAGTTGGCAGAATTGAAGAAGAAGCTGGATAAAAGCGAGTAG